Proteins encoded by one window of Porphyromonas vaginalis:
- a CDS encoding monomeric [FeFe] hydrogenase: MTYINNVMIVRHKLLSTMVARWRQDQLIKTIDRIPLELSPRKKRNVLGRCCPHKERAVWKYKMFPLLGFDMQDEQDELTPLSEYAHTALHRPQPTKENVLCVIDEACTSCVQINYEVSNLCRGCVSRACSSNCPKSCISFKKNGQAQIDHDVCISCGQCHKNCPYHAIVYIPVPCEESCPVGAISKDEDGIEHIDESKCIYCGSCLNACPFGAIFEISQVFDVLGAIERGEQVVAIVAPAILGQFKATREQVYGAIKKIGFHDVIEVAQGAMDTVSHEGKELVEKIEAGQAFMTTSCCPSFYELVDKHAPGLKPFVSSSHSPMVYTAERARKLYPDSKIVFFGPCVAKRKEIQRPNVDVDMVVTFEELGSILEGLEIDINTAEGYKPTVESVREAHAFARNGGVKDAVISYLSNTEEYKDFVGRLTAEEIAGLDKKAVAKLKAYGKRGKADTQFVEVMACLGGCVTGPSAFNDVLAGRRQLLKEVEKIDLTYANYKEKE, from the coding sequence ATGACTTATATAAACAATGTAATGATCGTGCGTCATAAGCTCCTCTCGACCATGGTGGCTAGATGGCGTCAAGACCAATTGATTAAAACGATAGACCGGATCCCGCTGGAGCTGAGTCCTCGTAAGAAGCGCAATGTGCTGGGACGTTGTTGCCCTCATAAGGAGCGTGCCGTATGGAAGTATAAGATGTTTCCTCTCCTAGGCTTTGATATGCAGGATGAGCAGGATGAGCTGACCCCGCTGTCTGAGTATGCTCACACGGCTCTGCATCGCCCACAGCCGACGAAGGAGAATGTGCTCTGCGTCATCGATGAGGCCTGCACCTCGTGCGTACAGATCAACTATGAGGTGTCTAACCTCTGCCGTGGCTGTGTGAGCCGTGCCTGCTCGAGCAACTGCCCGAAGAGCTGTATCTCATTCAAGAAGAATGGTCAGGCACAGATCGATCACGATGTCTGCATCAGTTGCGGTCAGTGCCACAAGAACTGCCCCTATCATGCGATAGTCTACATACCAGTGCCTTGCGAGGAGTCGTGCCCTGTGGGTGCCATCAGCAAGGATGAGGATGGTATCGAGCATATTGACGAGTCTAAGTGTATCTACTGTGGCTCTTGTCTGAATGCTTGTCCTTTTGGTGCGATCTTTGAGATCTCACAAGTTTTTGACGTACTGGGTGCCATAGAGCGTGGCGAGCAAGTCGTAGCTATCGTAGCTCCTGCTATCCTAGGTCAGTTTAAGGCAACCCGTGAGCAGGTCTATGGTGCGATCAAGAAGATAGGCTTCCACGATGTTATCGAGGTGGCTCAGGGTGCTATGGACACGGTAAGCCATGAGGGTAAGGAGCTGGTAGAGAAGATCGAGGCTGGGCAAGCCTTTATGACGACCTCGTGCTGTCCCTCCTTCTATGAGCTGGTGGATAAGCATGCACCTGGTCTCAAGCCTTTTGTCTCTAGCTCACACTCGCCGATGGTTTACACAGCAGAGCGCGCTCGCAAGCTTTATCCCGATAGCAAGATCGTCTTCTTCGGCCCCTGTGTAGCTAAGCGCAAGGAGATACAGCGTCCTAACGTGGATGTCGATATGGTGGTCACCTTTGAGGAGCTTGGCTCTATCCTAGAGGGACTGGAGATAGATATCAACACGGCAGAGGGCTACAAGCCAACCGTCGAGTCAGTACGTGAGGCACACGCCTTCGCTCGTAATGGCGGTGTCAAGGATGCTGTCATCTCCTATCTGAGCAATACGGAGGAGTACAAAGACTTCGTAGGTCGTCTTACCGCTGAGGAGATCGCGGGTCTGGACAAGAAGGCTGTTGCCAAGCTTAAGGCTTACGGCAAGCGTGGCAAGGCTGACACACAGTTTGTCGAGGTGATGGCTTGTCTCGGTGGATGCGTGACAGGACCAAGTGCCTTCAACGATGTACTCGCTGGTCGCCGCCAGCTACTCAAAGAGGTGGAGAAGATCGACCTCACCTATGCCAACTATAAAGAGAAGGAGTGA
- the hydE gene encoding [FeFe] hydrogenase H-cluster radical SAM maturase HydE, which yields MPTIKRRSDTLGQVASASIPELKALLDSNDTHLGHELQVRAEAIAEQQFERRIYLRGLIEISNICRNDCYYCGIRSGNERVSRYRLTADEVMSACERGYEIGFRTFVLQGGEDLYWRGERLVSLVRNIRTSYPECAITLSLGEMEYEEYEALFRAGANRYLLRHETYDKEHYQSLHPSTMAQEHRLQALRDLKQIGYQVGTGIMVGSPGQTTAHLAQDLDFIRRLQPEMIGVGPFIPHEDTPLGTYPAGSLSMTLRFLALCRLLNPRALIPATTAVATLHPEGRLAAIRSGCNVVMPNLSPLNHRADYALYNNKAYSGSEAAEGVALLRAQLDTIGYQIDWGRGDAPTS from the coding sequence ATGCCAACTATAAAGAGAAGGAGTGATACGCTAGGCCAAGTAGCATCAGCCTCCATCCCTGAACTGAAGGCTCTATTAGACAGTAACGACACGCACCTCGGGCATGAGCTTCAGGTGCGTGCCGAGGCTATTGCGGAGCAGCAGTTCGAACGGAGGATCTATCTGCGCGGTCTCATCGAGATATCAAACATTTGTCGCAACGACTGCTACTACTGTGGCATTCGCTCAGGCAATGAGCGCGTCTCCCGCTATCGGCTCACAGCCGACGAAGTGATGTCGGCTTGCGAGAGAGGATACGAGATAGGCTTTCGGACCTTCGTACTACAGGGTGGCGAAGACCTCTATTGGCGAGGAGAGCGCTTGGTCTCGTTGGTACGCAACATACGGACTAGCTATCCAGAGTGCGCTATCACGCTCTCACTCGGAGAGATGGAGTATGAGGAGTACGAGGCACTCTTTCGCGCTGGTGCCAACCGCTACCTGCTGCGTCACGAGACTTACGACAAGGAGCATTACCAAAGCTTGCACCCCAGCACGATGGCGCAAGAGCATCGACTACAAGCCCTTCGGGACCTCAAGCAGATCGGCTATCAAGTGGGGACGGGTATCATGGTCGGTTCGCCAGGGCAGACTACGGCACACTTAGCGCAAGACTTAGACTTCATCCGTCGGCTGCAGCCGGAGATGATAGGCGTTGGCCCTTTCATCCCTCATGAAGACACGCCTCTGGGGACCTACCCTGCGGGGAGCCTGTCGATGACGCTTCGCTTCCTCGCCCTCTGTCGGTTACTCAATCCACGGGCACTGATCCCCGCCACGACAGCTGTTGCCACACTCCACCCCGAGGGACGACTAGCCGCCATACGATCAGGATGTAATGTGGTGATGCCCAATCTATCACCATTAAACCATAGAGCAGATTACGCTCTCTATAACAACAAAGCCTACTCAGGCTCTGAGGCTGCCGAGGGTGTCGCCCTCCTACGGGCACAGCTTGACACGATAGGTTACCAAATAGACTGGGGGCGTGGAGACGCTCCCACTAGCTAA
- the hydF gene encoding [FeFe] hydrogenase H-cluster maturation GTPase HydF, with protein sequence MTPRGKGTSERKRLLLVGQVNSGKSTLFNRLLRQERSLVSDQAGTTTDSVEKLFELPSVGPVLLVDTPGLADDTPLGAERQRVTQQALRSADLVLYLLSHEDTLDTPIIATLREANVPTLPIIARADLPEQSSWLERQEEIIRSFGHAPLTLRQDDDESLDTLLETIKRTLRNESEPEPSLLGNLCETGDLVLLVMPQDSAAPAGRLILPQVQTIRALLDRGCHALCVTPEQLPAALSQLAAPPQLIITDSQVFATVEPLVPEGCRLTSFSILMSAQRGDLERLVAGANAIGRLTPSSRLLIAEACTHAPEGEDIGTVKLPRLLRKRIGEALTIEHVSGRDFPEDLTPYDLVIHCGACMFNRRMLVARQDLATAQQVPMTNYGLAIAYLTGILNKVTLP encoded by the coding sequence ATGACTCCAAGGGGAAAAGGCACCAGCGAACGTAAGCGACTCCTCCTCGTAGGGCAGGTCAATAGTGGCAAGTCTACGCTCTTCAACCGCTTGCTGCGCCAAGAGCGGTCGCTCGTGTCCGACCAAGCTGGCACCACGACCGACAGCGTGGAGAAGCTCTTCGAGCTACCCAGCGTAGGACCCGTCCTATTGGTCGACACCCCAGGACTGGCCGACGACACCCCTCTCGGAGCCGAGCGACAGCGGGTCACGCAGCAAGCACTGCGCTCTGCCGATCTAGTCCTCTACCTCCTCAGTCATGAGGACACCCTCGACACTCCCATCATAGCAACTTTGCGAGAGGCTAATGTGCCGACGCTTCCGATCATTGCGCGTGCCGATCTGCCAGAGCAAAGCTCGTGGCTAGAGCGACAAGAGGAAATTATTCGAAGCTTCGGCCATGCCCCGCTCACGCTTCGTCAGGACGATGACGAGAGCCTCGACACCCTACTGGAGACGATCAAGCGGACGCTACGCAACGAATCCGAGCCGGAGCCCTCGCTCCTAGGTAATCTCTGCGAAACGGGCGATCTCGTACTCCTCGTGATGCCACAAGATAGCGCAGCACCCGCAGGACGACTGATCTTGCCACAGGTACAGACCATTCGTGCGCTGCTAGACAGAGGTTGCCACGCGCTATGCGTCACACCAGAGCAACTCCCCGCAGCCCTATCACAGCTGGCAGCTCCGCCTCAGCTCATCATCACCGACTCGCAAGTCTTCGCCACGGTCGAGCCATTGGTCCCCGAGGGTTGTCGGCTCACCTCTTTCTCCATCCTCATGAGTGCCCAGCGTGGCGACCTCGAGCGACTGGTCGCAGGGGCTAATGCCATTGGTCGGCTCACTCCCTCCAGCCGTCTGCTCATAGCAGAGGCTTGCACCCACGCTCCCGAGGGCGAAGATATCGGCACCGTCAAGCTCCCCCGCCTCCTACGCAAGCGCATCGGTGAGGCACTCACCATAGAGCATGTGTCGGGTAGAGACTTTCCCGAGGACCTCACGCCCTACGACCTCGTCATCCACTGCGGTGCTTGCATGTTCAACCGACGCATGCTCGTCGCCCGCCAAGACCTCGCCACGGCTCAGCAAGTGCCGATGACCAACTACGGGCTGGCGATAGCCTACCTCACCGGCATCCTTAACAAAGTGACCCTGCCATAG
- the hydG gene encoding [FeFe] hydrogenase H-cluster radical SAM maturase HydG, whose protein sequence is MSYNKQSHDACDFINHDEIIDTLRYAEQYKDDEKVISDILRKAAEMHGLDHREAAVLLLAEDPATRQRVAQLAEQIKLRFYGKRIVLFAPLYLSNYCINGCVYCPYHAKNRTIPRHKLTQEQIRQEVIALQDMGHKRLALEAGEDPRNNPIEYILESIQTIYSIHHKNGAIRRVNVNIAATTVEEYRMLHEAGIGTYILFQETYHKKHYEELHPRGPKSDYAYHTESMDRAMQGGIDDVGLGVLFGLSTYRYDFVGLMMHAEHLEATFGVGPHTISVPRICPADDISLDSFPEAIPDDTFLHIIAVARLAVPYTGIIVSTREREAVRQRALHVGVSQISGGSRTSVGGYAQTTEAAHSEQFEVSDPRTLDEVVYWLLQQGHIPSFCTACYREGRTGDRFMSLCKSGQISNCCGPNALLTLQEYLEDYASPTTRELGLEMISQQFPTIPNERVRAIAQQRLQQIKAGERDFRF, encoded by the coding sequence ATGAGTTACAATAAGCAATCGCACGATGCCTGTGACTTCATCAATCATGATGAAATCATCGACACCCTCCGCTATGCGGAGCAATACAAAGATGATGAGAAGGTGATCTCTGATATCCTACGCAAGGCTGCGGAGATGCATGGACTAGATCACCGAGAGGCTGCCGTACTCCTCCTCGCCGAGGATCCTGCGACACGACAACGAGTGGCACAACTGGCCGAGCAGATCAAGCTACGCTTCTATGGTAAGCGCATCGTACTCTTTGCTCCGCTCTACCTCTCTAACTATTGTATCAACGGCTGCGTCTACTGTCCTTACCACGCTAAGAACCGCACCATTCCTCGCCACAAGCTGACTCAGGAGCAGATACGGCAGGAGGTGATCGCCCTGCAAGACATGGGACACAAGCGTCTCGCTCTCGAGGCAGGCGAAGACCCACGCAACAACCCGATCGAGTATATCCTTGAGTCGATCCAGACAATCTACTCAATACATCATAAGAATGGGGCTATTCGTCGTGTCAATGTCAACATTGCCGCAACCACTGTCGAGGAGTATCGTATGCTCCACGAGGCAGGCATCGGCACCTACATTCTCTTTCAGGAAACTTACCACAAGAAGCACTACGAGGAGCTACACCCGAGAGGTCCTAAGAGCGACTACGCCTATCATACCGAGTCGATGGATAGAGCGATGCAGGGAGGCATCGACGATGTGGGACTGGGCGTGCTCTTTGGCTTGAGTACCTATCGCTATGACTTCGTCGGTCTGATGATGCATGCGGAGCATCTGGAAGCAACCTTTGGCGTAGGACCTCACACGATCAGCGTGCCACGCATTTGTCCCGCCGATGACATCTCGCTCGACTCCTTCCCCGAGGCAATCCCCGACGATACCTTCCTCCATATTATAGCTGTGGCCCGACTAGCGGTACCCTACACCGGTATCATCGTCTCGACCCGTGAGCGCGAGGCAGTACGCCAGCGAGCACTCCACGTAGGCGTGTCGCAGATCAGCGGAGGCTCTCGCACCTCCGTGGGAGGCTATGCGCAAACGACAGAGGCCGCCCACTCAGAGCAGTTTGAGGTGAGCGATCCACGCACGCTCGACGAGGTGGTCTACTGGCTCCTCCAGCAGGGACACATACCGAGCTTCTGCACCGCTTGCTATCGCGAGGGACGTACTGGCGATCGCTTCATGTCGCTCTGCAAGAGTGGTCAGATATCCAACTGCTGCGGGCCTAATGCCCTGCTCACGCTGCAGGAGTACCTAGAGGATTACGCCTCACCTACGACCCGTGAACTGGGACTAGAGATGATCTCGCAGCAATTCCCCACGATCCCCAACGAGCGAGTTCGTGCCATTGCGCAGCAGCGTCTCCAGCAGATCAAGGCGGGAGAGCGCGACTTCCGCTTTTAA